The proteins below are encoded in one region of Lactuca sativa cultivar Salinas chromosome 3, Lsat_Salinas_v11, whole genome shotgun sequence:
- the LOC111908945 gene encoding heat shock 70 kDa protein 1-like, with the protein MEGGRRRLFVSKLTSGTGQKNNTTITNEKGRPSKDKIEKMLQEAGKYESRDEEPKKKLEVKNALEYYTYNMRNTTKDEKLGEKLTPVDKKIEDAIDEVIVWLYTNQLAEGDESKDKMKELFPILKLLG; encoded by the exons ATGGAAGGGGGACGGCGGCGGCTTTTTGTGTCCAAACTTACATCTG GTACAGGGCAAAAGAACAATACTACAATTACTAATGAAAAGGGAAGACCTTCAAAGGATAAGATTGAGAAGATGCTTCAGGAAGCTGGGAAGTATGAGTCTAGAGATGAGGAGCCCAAGAAGAAGTTGGAGGTGAAGAATGCTTTAGAGTATTATACGTATAACATGAGGAACACAACGAAAGATGAGAAGCTTGGTGAGAAGTTGACTCCGGTTGATAAGAAGATTGAGGATGCGATTGATGAGGTGATTGTGTGGTTATATACAAATCAGTTGGCTGAGGGGGATGAGTCTAAGGATAAGATGAAGGAGCTTTTTCCCATTTTGAAACTTTTAGGTTAG